In Myxococcales bacterium, a genomic segment contains:
- a CDS encoding trypsin-like serine protease: MNVRNTSASVSKLVLTAAALLAGCSSEARDLGESEEAILGGALDTNNTFDVGVCTGPLVTDATVGPVGTCRTGAVKCSGTLIGPNLVLTARHCVHTAEPNVGAATPPLFCEQHFTETAFREGGTRVTTSSSLFVGSPKWYDVDKILFPATNSFCDDDIALLILAKPVPYAEARYAGVDFSRDIAKHPPKEVALVGRGVVTEEFSVDPVTLDVTGTANVDRGDLQRRVAEHVPFKCASNKAGKCTVADHSVLTTHSYTLTTGQFLVGPGGGSGDSGSAVFDQKKFDKKFPRVLGVYAWGTIGPDGKSNAGGAVRVDRHRDFIIDGAIEAAWHGLVTKPWWLADADGTKN; this comes from the coding sequence ATGAACGTACGGAACACCTCCGCCTCTGTCTCGAAGCTCGTCCTCACCGCCGCCGCGCTCCTCGCCGGCTGCAGCAGCGAGGCGCGCGATCTCGGTGAATCCGAGGAGGCGATCCTCGGTGGCGCCCTCGACACGAACAACACGTTTGACGTCGGCGTTTGCACCGGGCCTCTCGTGACCGACGCGACCGTGGGTCCCGTTGGCACGTGCCGGACGGGCGCCGTGAAGTGCTCCGGCACGCTCATTGGGCCGAACCTCGTGCTCACCGCGCGCCATTGCGTGCACACGGCGGAGCCGAACGTCGGCGCCGCGACGCCGCCGCTGTTCTGCGAGCAACACTTCACCGAGACGGCGTTCCGCGAGGGCGGCACGCGAGTCACCACCAGCTCGTCTTTGTTCGTCGGAAGCCCCAAGTGGTACGACGTCGACAAGATCCTCTTTCCGGCGACGAACTCGTTCTGCGACGACGACATCGCGCTCTTGATCCTCGCTAAGCCGGTGCCCTACGCCGAGGCGCGGTATGCCGGCGTCGACTTCTCGCGTGACATCGCCAAGCACCCGCCGAAGGAAGTGGCCCTCGTTGGGCGCGGCGTCGTGACGGAGGAGTTCTCCGTTGATCCCGTGACGCTCGACGTGACCGGCACCGCGAACGTGGACCGCGGCGACTTGCAGCGCCGCGTCGCAGAGCACGTGCCGTTCAAGTGTGCCTCGAACAAGGCCGGCAAGTGCACCGTCGCCGATCACTCGGTCCTCACGACGCACTCCTACACGCTGACGACGGGGCAATTCCTGGTGGGCCCCGGCGGCGGTAGCGGCGACTCGGGCTCCGCGGTCTTTGACCAAAAGAAGTTCGACAAGAAGTTCCCGCGCGTCCTCGGCGTCTACGCGTGGGGCACCATCGGGCCCGATGGCAAGAGCAACGCCGGCGGCGCCGTTCGCGTCGATCGGCACCGCGACTTCATCATCGACGGCGCCATCGAGGCAGCGTGGCACGGCCTCGTCACGAAGCCCTGGTGGCTCGCCGACGCCGACGGCACGAAGAACTAA
- a CDS encoding YcaQ family DNA glycosylase, with protein sequence MHLTRKALRRYAIARSLFSPVSLRLAVARLGFVQADPIRAPARAQDLTLRPRVVNYRAFDLDRAYGELGLEEDCLVNYGYLPREHLALMHPRVPRRAWDAATAKRAKALLRFARTRPEVHPRDVEARFGSAKVKNYWGGTSNATTHLLDALHYRGHLRVVRREAGVRVYAPRDLAPIETSDAAPEDRANALLWLAAKKYAPLPARSLGQLASMLRYGAPQLAASLKAAATRAKATWPRVTLDGTEWLWPPDEEPLDAGEPETLHLLAPFDPVVWDRRRFELFWGWAYRFEAYTPAKKRVRGYYALPLLWRDDVVGWANLSAGGGQLDVDLGFVSGAAPRGPAFRRALEEEVENMRTFLGLASPSSTPSPSEATRRRPATAR encoded by the coding sequence TTGCACCTCACGCGAAAGGCCCTCAGGCGGTACGCCATCGCACGCAGCTTGTTTTCTCCGGTCTCGCTGCGGCTGGCGGTCGCACGGCTTGGCTTCGTGCAGGCTGATCCGATTCGCGCACCGGCGCGCGCCCAAGATCTGACGTTGCGACCGCGCGTCGTAAACTATCGGGCTTTCGACCTCGATCGGGCCTATGGAGAGCTCGGCCTCGAAGAAGACTGCCTCGTCAACTACGGCTACTTGCCCCGCGAGCACCTCGCGCTCATGCACCCTCGGGTGCCACGTCGCGCGTGGGACGCGGCCACGGCGAAGCGAGCCAAGGCGCTCCTGCGATTCGCGCGCACGCGGCCCGAAGTGCACCCGCGCGACGTGGAGGCGCGCTTCGGCAGCGCGAAGGTCAAGAACTACTGGGGCGGCACCTCGAACGCGACGACGCACTTGCTCGATGCGCTGCACTACCGCGGCCATCTGCGCGTCGTACGCCGCGAAGCCGGCGTGCGCGTCTATGCTCCACGCGACCTCGCGCCCATCGAGACGAGCGACGCGGCGCCAGAAGACCGAGCCAACGCGCTCCTCTGGCTGGCGGCGAAGAAGTACGCACCGCTCCCCGCGAGGAGCCTAGGCCAGCTCGCGAGCATGCTCCGCTACGGCGCGCCGCAGCTCGCCGCCTCGCTCAAGGCCGCGGCGACGCGGGCGAAGGCGACGTGGCCGCGGGTCACGCTCGATGGAACCGAATGGCTCTGGCCGCCCGATGAGGAGCCCCTCGATGCCGGCGAGCCGGAGACGCTGCACCTGCTCGCGCCTTTCGATCCCGTCGTCTGGGATCGGCGCCGCTTCGAACTGTTTTGGGGATGGGCGTACCGCTTCGAGGCGTACACGCCGGCGAAGAAGCGCGTGCGCGGCTACTACGCGTTGCCGCTCTTGTGGCGCGACGACGTCGTGGGCTGGGCGAACCTCTCCGCCGGAGGCGGCCAACTCGACGTCGACCTCGGCTTCGTGAGCGGTGCGGCGCCGCGGGGGCCGGCCTTTCGCCGCGCCTTGGAGGAAGAGGTGGAGAACATGCGGACCTTCCTTGGCCTCGCGTCGCCGTCGTCGACGCCGTCACCAAGCGAGGCGACGCGGCGGCGGCCAGCGACGGCTCGATGA
- a CDS encoding class I SAM-dependent methyltransferase, which translates to MRGTVRDLELRAGASAHYEDPAYYGSTYKNRVADVAYYVDLARAIGGPVLELGVGNGRIALPLARHGLDVVGIDASAAMLKDLQRRLASEPPHVKARITLRRGDIRKKKLARQFPLVIAAFNTALHLFTRRDLEGFFACARAHLRPGGRFVVDLSTPQPYDLARDPNQWHGSPPFRHPSAGRVRYRERFDYDAVRQILFVTMEFTPHDGAEPWSTPLAHRQFFPAEFEALLHYNGLEAIDVHGDFAGGPLTGESDVMIWHARRR; encoded by the coding sequence CTGCGCGGCACCGTCCGCGATCTTGAGCTGCGCGCCGGCGCTTCAGCACACTACGAAGATCCGGCCTACTACGGCTCGACCTATAAAAACCGCGTCGCCGACGTCGCGTATTACGTCGACTTGGCGCGCGCCATCGGCGGACCGGTGCTCGAACTCGGCGTCGGCAACGGGCGCATCGCGCTCCCGCTGGCGCGTCACGGGCTCGACGTGGTGGGCATCGACGCGTCCGCGGCCATGCTGAAGGACCTTCAGCGCCGCCTCGCGAGCGAGCCGCCGCACGTCAAGGCGCGCATCACGCTTCGTCGCGGCGACATTCGAAAGAAGAAGCTCGCGCGCCAATTCCCCCTCGTCATCGCGGCCTTCAACACGGCGCTTCATCTCTTCACGCGCCGTGATCTGGAGGGCTTCTTCGCATGCGCCCGCGCGCACCTCCGGCCCGGCGGACGCTTCGTCGTGGATCTCTCGACGCCGCAACCGTACGACCTCGCCCGCGATCCCAACCAGTGGCACGGCTCGCCGCCGTTTCGCCATCCCTCCGCGGGCCGCGTCCGTTACCGCGAACGCTTCGACTACGACGCCGTTCGGCAGATCCTCTTCGTGACGATGGAGTTCACGCCGCACGACGGCGCCGAGCCTTGGAGCACGCCGCTGGCGCACCGGCAGTTCTTTCCCGCCGAGTTCGAAGCGCTCCTCCACTACAACGGCCTCGAGGCCATCGACGTGCACGGCGACTTCGCCGGTGGCCCGCTCACCGGTGAGAGCGACGTCATGATCTGGCACGCGAGGCGAAGGTGA
- a CDS encoding DNA-directed RNA polymerase subunit omega, with product MARVTVEDCLEREENRFALVVLASTRCRQLMKGSTSLVPSKNKAAVTALREIAAGKVHYDRNSHEVVSEWIDRQNKITIL from the coding sequence ATGGCTCGCGTTACCGTTGAAGACTGCCTCGAGCGCGAAGAGAACCGCTTCGCGCTGGTCGTGCTTGCCTCCACGCGCTGCCGTCAGCTGATGAAGGGCTCGACCTCGCTCGTTCCGTCGAAGAACAAGGCCGCCGTTACGGCGCTTCGCGAGATCGCCGCCGGCAAGGTCCACTACGACCGCAACAGCCACGAAGTGGTCTCCGAGTGGATCGACCGCCAGAACAAGATCACGATCCTCTGA
- a CDS encoding CocE/NonD family hydrolase — MVTARARHFALMLLCSLASCGAQAPKAAAPPPAVATPSPAMSEAPLVPYELKEPADVARAFREHYTKYVQMIPMRDGTRLYTAMYVPKDQARKYPIMLLRTPYGIAPYGVDNTPSDKNPRSIEVAAPSAAFVRDGFIFVQQDVRGRMMSEGAFADVRPRRAGVGPKDIDEATDAWDTIDWLIKNAPANNGKVGAWGISYPGFYAAQASIDAHPALKAVSPQAPVTEWFIGDDFHRNGALCLADAMGFYANFGKVRPKPTAKWAWDFDTETGDIYDFYLRLGPVANANARYLEGKIPFWNDIVQHGTRDAFWQARDPRPHYKATKPAVMTVGGWFDAENLWGALETYRSIERQGRGENTLVLGPRFHGRSARSEGDRLGDLTFGAKTSLTYREQVELPFFKRHLKGARVAPQAEAVVFETGTNRWQAFPAWPPAGVREATLFFHGKGGLDESSPRLGEEGPGADSFMSDPGKPVPYQAAPSSRIDREHMVADQRFASRRPDVVVYKSGELESDVTIAGPIEADLWVTTTGTDADWVVKVVDVFPENAEDPQPNPKGVRMGGYQALVRANVMRGKFRTSFEKPEPFKPGEPTRVRFSLPDVLHTFRAGHRIMVHVQSTWFPLVDRNPQRFLDIYQAKDSDFQTETHRVLRTPERASSLRVNVLRGRLPANTGPANTGR, encoded by the coding sequence ATGGTCACGGCTCGCGCGCGCCACTTCGCTCTGATGCTCCTCTGTTCGCTCGCCTCATGCGGAGCCCAAGCGCCAAAGGCCGCGGCGCCGCCGCCTGCCGTGGCGACGCCGTCGCCCGCGATGTCCGAAGCGCCGCTCGTGCCGTACGAGCTCAAGGAGCCCGCTGATGTCGCGCGCGCCTTCCGTGAGCACTACACGAAATACGTGCAGATGATCCCTATGCGCGACGGAACGCGCCTCTACACGGCCATGTACGTTCCGAAGGATCAGGCTCGCAAGTACCCCATCATGCTGCTGCGGACGCCCTACGGCATCGCGCCTTATGGCGTCGACAACACCCCTTCCGACAAGAACCCTCGGTCCATCGAGGTGGCGGCGCCGTCGGCCGCCTTCGTCCGCGATGGCTTCATCTTCGTTCAGCAGGACGTTCGCGGTCGCATGATGTCGGAAGGCGCGTTCGCCGACGTACGGCCGCGCCGCGCAGGCGTCGGGCCCAAGGACATCGACGAGGCGACCGACGCCTGGGACACCATCGACTGGCTGATAAAGAACGCCCCCGCTAACAATGGCAAGGTCGGCGCGTGGGGCATTTCCTACCCGGGCTTCTATGCGGCGCAGGCCAGCATCGACGCCCATCCGGCGCTCAAGGCGGTGTCGCCGCAGGCGCCCGTCACCGAGTGGTTCATCGGCGATGACTTCCACAGAAACGGTGCCTTGTGCCTCGCCGACGCCATGGGCTTCTACGCGAACTTCGGCAAGGTGCGACCCAAGCCCACGGCGAAGTGGGCGTGGGACTTCGACACCGAGACCGGCGACATCTACGACTTCTACTTGCGGCTCGGTCCCGTCGCCAACGCGAACGCTCGCTACCTCGAAGGGAAGATTCCCTTTTGGAACGACATCGTGCAGCACGGCACCCGCGACGCCTTCTGGCAGGCTCGCGATCCGCGGCCGCACTACAAGGCCACCAAGCCGGCCGTGATGACCGTCGGCGGGTGGTTCGACGCGGAGAACCTTTGGGGGGCCCTCGAGACCTACCGCAGCATCGAGCGGCAGGGCCGCGGCGAGAACACGCTCGTCCTGGGGCCCCGGTTTCACGGCCGCTCGGCGCGCTCCGAAGGCGACCGCCTCGGCGATCTGACCTTCGGGGCGAAGACGTCGCTCACCTACCGCGAGCAGGTGGAGCTGCCGTTCTTCAAGCGGCACTTGAAGGGTGCGCGCGTGGCGCCGCAGGCCGAGGCGGTGGTCTTCGAGACGGGAACGAATCGATGGCAAGCCTTCCCCGCGTGGCCACCGGCCGGCGTTCGCGAAGCGACGCTCTTCTTTCACGGCAAGGGCGGCCTCGATGAGTCCTCGCCGCGGCTCGGCGAAGAAGGTCCGGGCGCCGATTCCTTCATGAGCGATCCCGGCAAGCCCGTGCCCTACCAAGCGGCGCCATCGTCGCGCATCGACCGTGAGCACATGGTCGCCGACCAGCGCTTCGCGTCGCGGAGGCCCGACGTCGTCGTGTACAAGAGCGGCGAACTCGAGAGCGATGTGACCATTGCCGGCCCCATCGAAGCCGATCTGTGGGTCACCACCACGGGGACCGACGCCGACTGGGTCGTGAAGGTCGTCGACGTGTTCCCGGAGAACGCGGAAGACCCTCAACCGAACCCCAAGGGCGTCCGCATGGGCGGCTACCAAGCGCTCGTTCGCGCCAACGTGATGCGCGGCAAGTTCCGAACGAGCTTCGAGAAGCCGGAGCCCTTCAAGCCCGGGGAGCCGACACGGGTGCGGTTCTCACTCCCCGACGTGCTTCACACGTTTCGCGCGGGCCACCGCATCATGGTGCACGTGCAAAGTACATGGTTCCCGCTCGTGGATCGGAACCCGCAGCGCTTCCTCGACATCTACCAGGCCAAGGACAGCGACTTTCAGACGGAGACCCACCGGGTCCTGCGCACGCCGGAGCGCGCGTCGTCGCTTCGCGTCAACGTCCTTCGGGGCCGCCTCCCTGCGAACACCGGCCCGGCGAACACGGGGCGCTGA
- a CDS encoding GNAT family N-acetyltransferase, with amino-acid sequence MPAVREIAPSDLPTVLAINNAHAAELSLLDAAQLERLVAAAAARLALGPEGAPDAFLIAFDERTPPQGPNHSWFLARHLRFLYVDRVCVAAHAQKRGLARALYEALMEHGQAVGVPLLCCEVNAEPPNPASDAFHLAMGFMPVGEAFLPDRGKTVRYFERRL; translated from the coding sequence GTGCCCGCGGTCCGCGAAATAGCCCCGAGCGACCTGCCCACGGTGCTCGCCATCAACAACGCGCACGCCGCCGAGCTGAGCCTCCTCGACGCGGCGCAGTTGGAACGGCTCGTCGCCGCTGCGGCGGCGCGCTTGGCCCTCGGACCGGAGGGCGCTCCCGACGCCTTCCTCATAGCCTTCGACGAACGAACGCCGCCTCAGGGACCGAACCATTCGTGGTTCTTGGCGCGCCACCTCCGCTTCCTCTACGTCGACCGCGTGTGCGTCGCCGCGCACGCGCAGAAGCGGGGTTTGGCGCGGGCGCTCTACGAGGCTCTGATGGAACACGGCCAAGCGGTCGGCGTGCCGCTCCTCTGTTGCGAAGTGAACGCCGAGCCGCCCAACCCGGCGTCCGACGCGTTCCATCTCGCCATGGGCTTTATGCCCGTTGGCGAGGCCTTCTTGCCGGACCGCGGCAAGACCGTTCGGTACTTCGAGCGACGCCTCTGA
- a CDS encoding SMI1/KNR4 family protein gives MPAPLHELDQRLDRLLAKARALAELAVIDEVALSPGATPAELSVLEAHLGFALPPELAWLLRRTNGAKGLLLFFDLLAASDMMPGSSGHERSEALKKSAVDGRPIVPPTALVFADKRGDQPDCVWFEPTPDGVWRVVTFVPPSGAIVDEDLHAFLARLEKRCDWLLEDAGEALRADLAIFGDADEEGAG, from the coding sequence GTGCCGGCTCCTCTTCACGAGCTCGATCAAAGGCTCGATCGCCTCCTCGCGAAGGCGCGCGCCCTCGCCGAGCTCGCCGTGATTGACGAAGTCGCGCTCTCGCCGGGCGCAACACCGGCCGAGCTTTCGGTGTTGGAGGCGCACCTCGGGTTCGCGCTTCCGCCGGAGCTTGCCTGGCTCCTGCGACGAACGAACGGCGCCAAAGGCTTGCTCCTCTTCTTCGATCTCTTGGCCGCATCGGACATGATGCCAGGCTCGAGCGGTCACGAGCGCAGCGAGGCCCTGAAGAAGAGCGCTGTCGACGGACGTCCGATCGTGCCACCTACGGCCCTCGTGTTCGCCGACAAGCGCGGCGATCAGCCCGACTGCGTCTGGTTCGAACCGACGCCGGATGGAGTCTGGCGCGTGGTGACGTTCGTTCCACCTTCCGGCGCCATCGTCGACGAGGACCTGCACGCCTTCCTCGCGCGCCTTGAGAAGCGCTGCGATTGGCTCCTCGAGGACGCGGGCGAAGCGCTCCGCGCCGACCTGGCGATCTTCGGTGATGCCGACGAAGAGGGCGCCGGGTAG
- a CDS encoding methyltransferase domain-containing protein: MLRHSLRCAFTPSVLVVVIATAAGCAAPPPPPPHDHREHHAEDHHPGTVHHSFADAERWSREFDAVDRDGWQKPDEVVSLMAITAGQTVVDLGAGTGYFLARLSKAAGPSGKVIGLDIEPNMVDHMAKRASRDGLMNVEARRVALDGSDLPQGVDRFLIVDTWHHIDARGAYAKRLAAALKPGGAVIVVDFTRDAPKGPPAKHRLSPESVMAELAAGGFESRLAEESLPHQYVVVAKKR; the protein is encoded by the coding sequence ATGCTTCGCCATTCGCTTCGGTGCGCCTTCACCCCCTCCGTTCTCGTGGTTGTCATCGCCACCGCCGCCGGCTGCGCGGCGCCGCCGCCGCCGCCGCCGCATGACCACCGGGAGCATCACGCGGAGGACCACCACCCCGGCACGGTCCACCATTCGTTCGCCGACGCCGAACGCTGGAGCCGCGAGTTCGACGCCGTCGATCGCGACGGCTGGCAGAAGCCCGACGAGGTCGTATCGCTGATGGCCATCACCGCGGGCCAGACGGTCGTCGATCTGGGCGCCGGCACCGGCTACTTCCTCGCGCGCTTGTCGAAGGCCGCGGGGCCCAGCGGCAAGGTCATCGGCCTCGACATCGAACCCAACATGGTCGATCACATGGCGAAGCGCGCATCCCGCGACGGACTGATGAACGTCGAGGCGCGCCGCGTCGCCCTCGACGGGTCCGACCTCCCGCAAGGCGTCGACCGATTCCTCATCGTCGACACGTGGCATCACATCGACGCCCGCGGCGCCTACGCGAAGAGGCTCGCGGCGGCGCTGAAGCCCGGCGGCGCCGTGATTGTTGTCGACTTCACGCGTGACGCCCCGAAAGGGCCGCCAGCGAAGCACCGGCTCTCACCGGAATCCGTGATGGCCGAGCTCGCAGCGGGCGGCTTCGAGAGCCGCCTCGCCGAGGAGTCGCTACCGCATCAATACGTCGTGGTCGCGAAGAAGCGGTGA
- a CDS encoding HTTM domain-containing protein → MFAVTAFEARRLGAIRAVVGAFFVVRTTPLLEWVPGLLRHHGGPLYGWPDEQAYRMGLFGVLLPIALVKALCVVRTGAALLFALGVHARVAGVTAALAGYLVWSQEPLSFIFTYNTLLVATLLVALGDGAEVHTLLGQRGQATASPVSSVWLLRGFVVSIYVWGGIAKLNAAWLAGETLRRLATHRFIDGAFSHLVLASSGARVAAAWGTVAAELGLAVLLLVPRTRVVAVIGACGLHAIFETTAHPDIFGWLMVTLLAAFWPPRRTT, encoded by the coding sequence ATGTTCGCGGTAACGGCCTTCGAGGCTCGACGCCTGGGCGCGATTCGCGCTGTCGTCGGCGCGTTCTTCGTGGTCCGAACGACACCACTGCTCGAGTGGGTCCCGGGTCTGCTTCGCCATCACGGCGGACCCCTCTACGGGTGGCCCGATGAGCAGGCGTACCGCATGGGCCTCTTTGGCGTGCTCTTGCCCATCGCGCTCGTGAAGGCCCTCTGTGTCGTCCGAACGGGGGCGGCACTGCTCTTCGCTTTGGGCGTGCACGCTCGGGTGGCGGGCGTCACGGCTGCGCTTGCCGGTTACCTCGTCTGGTCGCAAGAGCCGCTGTCGTTCATCTTCACGTACAACACGTTGCTGGTGGCCACGCTGCTCGTGGCCCTCGGTGACGGAGCGGAGGTGCACACGCTGCTGGGTCAGAGAGGCCAGGCTACCGCATCGCCCGTGTCGAGCGTTTGGCTCCTTCGAGGCTTCGTGGTCTCGATTTACGTGTGGGGCGGCATCGCGAAATTGAACGCCGCGTGGCTCGCCGGCGAGACCTTGAGGCGCCTCGCCACCCATCGCTTTATCGACGGAGCCTTTAGCCACCTCGTGCTCGCTTCATCAGGGGCACGTGTGGCGGCGGCGTGGGGCACCGTGGCCGCCGAGCTTGGGCTCGCCGTCCTGCTGCTCGTCCCTCGGACCCGCGTCGTCGCCGTCATTGGTGCGTGCGGTCTGCACGCGATCTTCGAGACGACGGCGCACCCGGACATTTTTGGCTGGCTGATGGTGACGCTCCTCGCGGCATTTTGGCCGCCGCGGAGGACTACTTGA